One Setaria italica strain Yugu1 chromosome II, Setaria_italica_v2.0, whole genome shotgun sequence DNA segment encodes these proteins:
- the LOC101766438 gene encoding transcription factor MYB88 isoform X1, with product MATGPDLSSSSGAAAAAVPDAAPGAAAKKDRHIVSWSAEEDSVLRAQIALHGTDNWTIIAAQFKDKTARQCRRRWYNYLNSECKKGGWSREEDMLLCEAQKLLGNRWTEIAKVVSGRTDNAVKNRFSTLCKRRAKDDEPFQENGTPCSNTNAKRVLTQTGCVTPGAASSSAPMKQMRSCSSDLKENIVPNMRLFGQEKGTHQDARQPLATLSSNNQQNVNTVKSHNLVTTTTKPLLGPEQHCVKQEGNFMNKDDPKVAILLQQADLLCSLATKIKTDDTSQSMDEAWQQLQHHLVKKDDNGMSENSESGIASLLEELDDLIVDPYESKEEDEQKIREQNGQRQTDVENEHCTGPSQASMEVTSNMVPDEMMEDHTVDNCKEVSNLCRNMLSRSMEACPDAKIPASENLSEVAEDSRLQRVESTSPGLTDFDDFIIDPYENTEEDEQNIREQNGQIDAHNNQSYGHSQATMELTPGMAPDELMEACPADSCKEDNSLCRNVLSGSMEPCPGEEKAASTNSSEVAEESRLQCIESTSPVLANFQTKECGETPAPEKPNEVVEDSRLQCVEFTSPSHTVLRAKAGAETFASPRIPVVAKDSKLPSMEFTSPAHTVLRTKAGAETFASPRSTVVAKDSKLPSMEFTSPAHTVATFQPYADYADDMPTPKFTASERNFLLSVIELTSPGSRPETSQQPSCKRALLNSL from the exons ATGGCGACCGGGCCCGATCTgagctcctcctccggcgccgccgcggcggccgtgccgGACGCCGCACCGGGGGCCGCCGCCAAGAAGGACCGCCACATCGTCAGTTGGAGCGCCGAG GAGGATAGCGTGCTTCGTGCTCAAATCGCGCTTCATGGCACCGATAA CTGGACAATTATAGCGGCGCAATTCAAGGACAAGACGGCCAGACAGTGCAGGAGAAG ATGGTACAATTATTTGAACTCAGAGTGCAAGAAAGGCGGGTGGTCCCGAGAAGAGGACATGCTATTATGTGAG GCTCAAAAACTTCTTGGCAACAGGTGGACCGAAATTGCTAAGGTTGTATCAGGAAG AACTGATAATGCAGTGAAGAATAGGTTTTCTACTTTATGCAAAAGGAGGGCCAAGGATGACGAGCCATTCCAAGAAAATGGCACACCATGTTCCAACACAAATGCGAAGAGGGTTCTCACACAAACAGGGTGTGTGACGCCTGGTGCAGCGAGCTCCTCAGCACCCATGAAGCAGATGAG GTCTTGCAGTTCTGATTTGAAGGAGAACATTGTACCAAATATGAGATTATTTGGACAGGAAAAGGGCACACATCAAGATGCCCGGCAACCTCTTGCTACCTTATCTTCAAATAATCAACAAAATGTGAATACAGTGAAATCCCACAATCTTGTTACCACAACCACAAAACCATTACTTGGTCCAGAACAACATT GTGTGAAGCAGGAGGGTAATTTCATGAACAAGGATGATCCAAAAGTTGCTATTTTATTGCAGCAAGCTGATTTGCTTTGCTCCCTTGCAACAAAAATTAAAACTGATGATACAAGCCAAAGCATGGATGAAGCATGGCAG CAACTGCAACATCATTTAGTGAAAAAAGACGACAATGGAATGTCAGAAAATAGTGAGTCTGGAATAGCTTCACTCTTAGAGGAGCTTGATGATTTAATTGTAGATCCCTATGAGAGtaaggaggaagatgaacagaAGATAAG GGAGCAGAATGGACAAAGACAAACCGATGTGGAGAATGAGCACTGTACCGGTCCTTCACAAGCTAGCATGGAAGTAACATCAAATATGGTCCCTGATGAAATGATGGAAGATCACACAGTAGATAACTGCAAAGAAGTTAGTAATCTTTGTAGAAACATGCTTTCTCGAAGTATGGAAGCTTGCCCAG ATGCAAAAATACCAGCCTCTGAAAATTTGAGCGAGGTTGCCGAAGATAGCAGGCTTCAACGAGTGGAATCTACATCTCCTGGTCTAACAGATTTTGATGATTTTATCATAGACCCGTATGAGAATACAGAGGAAGATGAACAGAACATAAG GGAACAGAATGGGCAGATTGATGCGCACAATAACCAGTCTTATGGTCATTCACAAGCTACAATGGAACTAACACCAGGCATGGCCCCTGATGAATTGATGGAAGCTTGCCCAGCAGATAGTTGCAAAGAAGATAACAGTCTTTGCAGAAATGTGCTTTCTGGAAGTATGGAACCTTGCCCAG GTGAAGAAAAAGCAGCATCTACAAATTCGAGCGAGGTTGCCGAAGAAAGCAGACTTCAATGCATAGAATCTACCTCTCCTGTTCTAGCAAATTTTCAAACTAAGGAATGTGGAGAAACACCAGCACCAGAGAAGCCTAACGAGGTTGTTGAAGATAGCAGACTCCAATGTGTTGAATTTACCTCCCCTTCTCACACAGTTCTCCGAGCTAAAGCAGGTGCAGAAACATTTGCATCCCCAAGAATTCCTGTGGTTGCGAAAGATAGTAAGCTTCCATCTATGGAATTCACTTCCCCTGCTCACACAGTTCTCCGAACTAAAGCTGGTGCAGAAACATTTGCATCCCCAAGAAGTACTGTGGTTGCGAAAGATAGTAAGCTTCCATCTATGGAATTCACTTCCCCTGCTCATACAGTTGCAACATTCCAACCGTACGCCGACTACGCTGATGACATGCCTACTCCAAAATTCACTGCTAGT GAGAGGAATTTTCTGCTGTCTGTGATAGAGCTGACCTCACCAGGCTCAAGGCCAGAAACTTCTCAGCAGCCATCTTGCAAAAGGGCTCTTCTCAATAGCCTTTGA
- the LOC101766438 gene encoding transcription factor MYB88 isoform X2 yields the protein MATGPDLSSSSGAAAAAVPDAAPGAAAKKDRHIVSWSAEEDSVLRAQIALHGTDNWTIIAAQFKDKTARQCRRRWYNYLNSECKKGGWSREEDMLLCEAQKLLGNRWTEIAKVVSGRTDNAVKNRFSTLCKRRAKDDEPFQENGTPCSNTNAKRVLTQTGCVTPGAASSSAPMKQMSSDLKENIVPNMRLFGQEKGTHQDARQPLATLSSNNQQNVNTVKSHNLVTTTTKPLLGPEQHCVKQEGNFMNKDDPKVAILLQQADLLCSLATKIKTDDTSQSMDEAWQQLQHHLVKKDDNGMSENSESGIASLLEELDDLIVDPYESKEEDEQKIREQNGQRQTDVENEHCTGPSQASMEVTSNMVPDEMMEDHTVDNCKEVSNLCRNMLSRSMEACPDAKIPASENLSEVAEDSRLQRVESTSPGLTDFDDFIIDPYENTEEDEQNIREQNGQIDAHNNQSYGHSQATMELTPGMAPDELMEACPADSCKEDNSLCRNVLSGSMEPCPGEEKAASTNSSEVAEESRLQCIESTSPVLANFQTKECGETPAPEKPNEVVEDSRLQCVEFTSPSHTVLRAKAGAETFASPRIPVVAKDSKLPSMEFTSPAHTVLRTKAGAETFASPRSTVVAKDSKLPSMEFTSPAHTVATFQPYADYADDMPTPKFTASERNFLLSVIELTSPGSRPETSQQPSCKRALLNSL from the exons ATGGCGACCGGGCCCGATCTgagctcctcctccggcgccgccgcggcggccgtgccgGACGCCGCACCGGGGGCCGCCGCCAAGAAGGACCGCCACATCGTCAGTTGGAGCGCCGAG GAGGATAGCGTGCTTCGTGCTCAAATCGCGCTTCATGGCACCGATAA CTGGACAATTATAGCGGCGCAATTCAAGGACAAGACGGCCAGACAGTGCAGGAGAAG ATGGTACAATTATTTGAACTCAGAGTGCAAGAAAGGCGGGTGGTCCCGAGAAGAGGACATGCTATTATGTGAG GCTCAAAAACTTCTTGGCAACAGGTGGACCGAAATTGCTAAGGTTGTATCAGGAAG AACTGATAATGCAGTGAAGAATAGGTTTTCTACTTTATGCAAAAGGAGGGCCAAGGATGACGAGCCATTCCAAGAAAATGGCACACCATGTTCCAACACAAATGCGAAGAGGGTTCTCACACAAACAGGGTGTGTGACGCCTGGTGCAGCGAGCTCCTCAGCACCCATGAAGCAGATGAG TTCTGATTTGAAGGAGAACATTGTACCAAATATGAGATTATTTGGACAGGAAAAGGGCACACATCAAGATGCCCGGCAACCTCTTGCTACCTTATCTTCAAATAATCAACAAAATGTGAATACAGTGAAATCCCACAATCTTGTTACCACAACCACAAAACCATTACTTGGTCCAGAACAACATT GTGTGAAGCAGGAGGGTAATTTCATGAACAAGGATGATCCAAAAGTTGCTATTTTATTGCAGCAAGCTGATTTGCTTTGCTCCCTTGCAACAAAAATTAAAACTGATGATACAAGCCAAAGCATGGATGAAGCATGGCAG CAACTGCAACATCATTTAGTGAAAAAAGACGACAATGGAATGTCAGAAAATAGTGAGTCTGGAATAGCTTCACTCTTAGAGGAGCTTGATGATTTAATTGTAGATCCCTATGAGAGtaaggaggaagatgaacagaAGATAAG GGAGCAGAATGGACAAAGACAAACCGATGTGGAGAATGAGCACTGTACCGGTCCTTCACAAGCTAGCATGGAAGTAACATCAAATATGGTCCCTGATGAAATGATGGAAGATCACACAGTAGATAACTGCAAAGAAGTTAGTAATCTTTGTAGAAACATGCTTTCTCGAAGTATGGAAGCTTGCCCAG ATGCAAAAATACCAGCCTCTGAAAATTTGAGCGAGGTTGCCGAAGATAGCAGGCTTCAACGAGTGGAATCTACATCTCCTGGTCTAACAGATTTTGATGATTTTATCATAGACCCGTATGAGAATACAGAGGAAGATGAACAGAACATAAG GGAACAGAATGGGCAGATTGATGCGCACAATAACCAGTCTTATGGTCATTCACAAGCTACAATGGAACTAACACCAGGCATGGCCCCTGATGAATTGATGGAAGCTTGCCCAGCAGATAGTTGCAAAGAAGATAACAGTCTTTGCAGAAATGTGCTTTCTGGAAGTATGGAACCTTGCCCAG GTGAAGAAAAAGCAGCATCTACAAATTCGAGCGAGGTTGCCGAAGAAAGCAGACTTCAATGCATAGAATCTACCTCTCCTGTTCTAGCAAATTTTCAAACTAAGGAATGTGGAGAAACACCAGCACCAGAGAAGCCTAACGAGGTTGTTGAAGATAGCAGACTCCAATGTGTTGAATTTACCTCCCCTTCTCACACAGTTCTCCGAGCTAAAGCAGGTGCAGAAACATTTGCATCCCCAAGAATTCCTGTGGTTGCGAAAGATAGTAAGCTTCCATCTATGGAATTCACTTCCCCTGCTCACACAGTTCTCCGAACTAAAGCTGGTGCAGAAACATTTGCATCCCCAAGAAGTACTGTGGTTGCGAAAGATAGTAAGCTTCCATCTATGGAATTCACTTCCCCTGCTCATACAGTTGCAACATTCCAACCGTACGCCGACTACGCTGATGACATGCCTACTCCAAAATTCACTGCTAGT GAGAGGAATTTTCTGCTGTCTGTGATAGAGCTGACCTCACCAGGCTCAAGGCCAGAAACTTCTCAGCAGCCATCTTGCAAAAGGGCTCTTCTCAATAGCCTTTGA